The Anomaloglossus baeobatrachus isolate aAnoBae1 chromosome 4, aAnoBae1.hap1, whole genome shotgun sequence genome contains the following window.
aacagcgtctctcccctaccctgaatgacagggtgggggcgggaacgaaacggagctgccggcgtcctaggcccaaaaagccggggactaaatttataaccgccgccgccgtaaaagcgcggacggcggatccccggcgcaccacaagtcacagcagcgccgcccggtccagagggggtcggcgctgcgttcccaaacacaaacaatcccccagtaatctgtagggacaccaactccacgttgcggtccccggcgcactataacacccagccagcccggagtgtgtctgtgcctgccggggacacagagtacctgtaagatgcagggccctgtccctgatcgtactcctgctccgaatccatcaggttctaatgggtctgtggatggagcccggcatcagagctgagaggccggcaggatcccacttccacagagccctacaaggggatgtggaaggaaaacagcatgtcaggctccagccctgtaccagcaataggtacctcaaccttacaacaccatccaggggtgagaagggagcatgctgggaacactatatgtgtcctcttttcttccatccgacatagtcagcagctactgctgactaaaatctgtggagctatgcatggaatgtctgacctccttcgcacacaaagctaaaactggagaacccgtgataccacgggggggtatagccagagggggaggggccttgcacttttaatgtagtgctttgtgtggcctccagagggcagtagctataccccaatcgtctgggtctcccaatagagcgctgaagaaaccctgcgccttctcttagaaggacggggtctgggatcagatgatgaatcctccgtgagctctgatggacggaggtcagaggataggagtcctctgtcaagagtattagaggcaccctgtgaggggggctggtgcatattcatcaaagtcctggacaaaagtcccatggactcagcaaatgactgggatatggacctagaaaaaggactctacccaggccgggggttcaatcacaggtgcagcagcagcctgagagaccactgggggtgagactccaggctgtggcacagccaagttagagcaaccatcacagtgtggataaatgctcggctcaggcagcaggagcttacatgcagtgcatgcagaataaagctttggagtcttgctccttgtgtgagacatgctgctggagtgggggctttgcagagaatgaaccccagggagaatatacagaggtccacaaccggagacctgctgtggcttaccagaccgctgagcgcggtgttgtgtgccctccagatcccgaagcccggtcccccagagcacagcacctcagcagagatgcagaatgcaggatgtcccagagcagagtgaactctgcctgagaaatggctgccggagcggagagggggcgggactaggggcgttcctataaaagagcgagaactggagggctatagagacctgccgggaaggagggacaccccagcagtggggagtgtccctcccctgtgtagaacggccgccgggaggagccgaacctgtccctctgcatgagtgacatgcgagggcaggaaaacgaaactaggcctccggcgaagccggggcctaaatttaagcggcgaggccgacaagcaggcaccatcggcgcggttctcgggcaaaagctggagaacccgcaggaatagttaaaaacaatcacatacagcatactctccccttacaataaagaatcgggacccccaacataaacgtctcaggtacttagctgctgagacgcagggccatgtccctggggatgagtgctccggtccaacagaatcctcaaggagctgtggatggagaccggactcctgccaggcatggagaccgtgctggctcccacttcaagccagagcccagaagggatggtgaaggagcgcggcatgtaaggcttcagccttgtaaatcaaccttaacaacaccgccgacacagtgcggtgagaagggacatgccgggagtccagacatggacccacttttcttcaaactctttccaaaagtcaaacaatcagatgagaatgcatgtgtggatgtatgacctcctgaacacaaagcgataaactggctaggactggctaccagggggtgtataagctcagagggaggagctacacttttaagtgtagtactttgtgtgtcctccggaggcagaagctaaacacccatggtctgggtctcccaaaggaacgataaagaaaagacctttattatactcacctagggggcggtctggtccgatgggtgtccttGGGTCTTGGTTCAGTGCATCCTCTATATTGTGCAGTCAGCGTCCTCCAtcccagccctgtgtggatgaTGCATGCTACGTGATCCACAGTCTGCCATTGCGCGCATGCGTACCTTGATCTTCCCTACTGagggcaaagtactgtaatgcgcaggcacgaggaaagctcaaagaccacctgcgcatgtgcactacaatactttgacctgctctgctgagggcaggaCAGtgttatagaatgctgtatataaacgcTCACtgttggtggccacagcttataagggaaaaacctggtgacaggttccctttaaagctgcagAATTTTTCCggttaaccctagaacacatacctggggccttgcaggcctgctaggtcacttgttttctattgtagatttctatggttgcgcgttctagggttaaaagacAAATCTGTCATTTGTGCCCAAGATCATTAATTTGTACAGATCATTGTACAAGACAACAATCTTTACACACTCACTCTGAATGAAAAATCATTCAGAAAACCACCATCTGAAATCACAGATGTATGGCAAAGTTACATGTAAGCTCAGAGGAATAGGACAGCTTTGTGTAGGCTGCTTTGTCCATTGTAGCCAGAGTAAAATTGTGTGCACTCTCCAAATATTTGTGACTCCAGAGCTTAACGGCATACGTGTGTCTACAACATGTGGCACCCCTAACTGCACTGTTTGCCTAAATAGAGAATATGCACAAAACCCCCTTGTATCCATGattatagtgtaaaaaaaaaaaaccccacactccTAAAAGCTAATACGCTAATGTAGTAGAACAGAGGGCATAAAGTTTCACTTACCTGAACACCATCCTttagaacaggggtgggcaattaattttcctatgGGGCCtcttgagaaattgggatggttgtagagggccggactaatataaactCATTTTTaccccatactgtatatagtatatatactatcccttcataaagaaacagtaagttaaacaatacaaagattcaatgaaaatatggaggacctAATTACATCATTATTTAATGAGAGGATGAACTTTAATGAACTTGTGATTGTTCACTTTAGAAAATTGTCAACTTTTACAGTGTTTAAAAAACTAATCACGTCTTGACCTAAAATAGCAAGTTTTTCAAAGACCGGCATCCCTTTAATAGATTTTTCGCAACTGTATTAGTGAACAATATGTGATAACTACAGGGAAACAAATATTATACCGGAcgaatattatcctgtatatatctgtatataataCCTGCAGGGGCATAACGATCAAGGTAGCAGAGGGAGAGACCATGACGAGGCCCATGGAGTTAGGGGGCTGCCAGTGGTTTCCCTGTCTTCAGCTTAATGTGTTGTAGTGACCGCAGGCCTATCAGAGACCGGCAGCTGACGTTCACATGCTCATCATACAGGGCATGACATCACTTCCAGGTGCCGCTCACCATCCCCTTTGCGTCTATTATGGAGGAGAAAAAAGAAGCTACTCGCTGCAGGATCAAGGAAAGGTGAGAGGAATTGTTTATTTCttgtgtttaaggctatgtgcgcacgttgcgtaaatacatgcagttacgctgcgctttgtagcgcagcgtaactgcatgcatcctgcgtcccctgcacagtctatgaagatcgttcaggggccgtgcgcacgtgtcgtcttagagcgcagcgcttcagctgctgctcgaagcgctgcgttctaagaagtgacatgtcacttcttccgtgcgctttgccggcagcccctgctctgtctatggcatgagctgcaggcagagcgcatggaatcgtttttttttttctctacggacattttctgcagcgatttgaagcgcacgtgtgctgttcagatcgctgcagaaatttctgcagggctagtacgcaacgtgcgcacatagcctaaatgtgtttGAGGAAAGCGCATCATATTTTGGACCATGCTTATGTACAGACATCACATGGTGAAGGGTGTACAGTACAGGACAGACAGAATTCAGATTAGTATTTACTATACAGTGGCTACAGACATCAGAATGTATATAACAGTGTGTACAGTGGATACTGGGCACAGATATATAATGATTTGTGCAGTGACTGATCTGATACCTGCACCAGGACCTCACATGCTGTAATATCTGGGTCTATATACTTTATACTATATGACATCCTGGATCCAGGCTGAGGATCAGACAGTGCAGGATGCTGTgctctcctgtctgcagtctctTTACTCTCACTGTGAGTAATTGCTGCAGACATTACACATAGATCTTGTGACGCTGCAGCCGATGACTCCCACTGACGGCCTGACGAGATCTGTGTCAAAGTTCACCTGTTAGGATACATCAGCGTGTGCCCCAGATAGAGCGACTGCAGACAGCTGCTGTGAACATACCGGGAGAGCCGGGTCCTGTCACCTCGTCACTGTGGGAACATCTGAGACCTCCTGCCTgccggccctgtgctgacctcctcctgcctgccggccctgtgctgacctcctcctgcctgccggccctgtgctgacctcctcctgcctgccggccctgtgctgacctcctcctgcctgctCACAGACTCCTCTCCTGCCGCAGGCACGCTGGGTGAGGTGAGAACAGCAGACGCTGGCCACCAAGTACAGTGTGGGCGTGTCTGCTGTCCTGGGATGCAAGTTTAAATCAACAGTGCACGGTCAAAATCAAGAGAAGGTATGGCGGCCCGAAACACCTGTTGAGTCTCCAACCCAGGGGGCATTTGGCCAGCCTACCCGCAGGACGCGTGGTCGGGCTCTGTAATAGCAGTCCATCTGGCAACGGTGTATCTGGACAGTATCTGCGTCTGCTCTCAGCAGTGTAGATCAGGCCACGCCCCCAACTCTGagctaagacgggcgggccggtcacagacagtaggcgggccggatgcggcccgcaccttgcccaggtctgctttagAAGGTCACCCAACTCACTGGATAAAGCCTGTGCTAGCAAGTGAACCCAGCTATTCAGTATTTTTGCACCTGCACCCTGCGCACCTCTGGCACTTACTGCATCTCAGTACATTGAGATATCGTAGATTCTATTAAATGGCGAGAGGTGTCCAGGATGCCACGTGCGGAAGTGAAGACAGGCAGTAATGGAGCTTTAACTAAATTGCTCATGCGCCCACGTGGCTGTTATGTGTTTTTTCCTTACTATTTTAATCACTAAAAGCAACGAAAAAgcatccaagcaaagtctatgagaatcgtaacTTACCCTGCACACgctgctgctttttttcttgcagattttgttgctgcaaAATGAAGCATGTGAATTGTTTCTGCAGTTTTTTTTTCCTGTCTTtacataatcccctgcaatgcgttAACACTACAGGGAATTATAGTGCAGCACTCTGCCTCACactatgcatacagcatggtgtgtgagactctctgtagctcagtaacccagggtcatcaTTGTGACGACCCAGGGTTAATATGGCTGCCATTTGGTCCATGTGATCACATTGCTGAGACTCGATCACCATGGAGAGGTAAGGAATTCCTTTCTCTAccttctgaatgctgcgatcacactcatcgcagcattcagggggttaaactgttgGGAGCAGCGCGGGCACCACTCCGAGCAGCGAGAGCCAGGTCCTgactgtaacatcagccggagacttGGTAATAGCGAGGGTACAGCATCTgactaaacaaaaacaaaaaaaaccaaaaaggaacAGGGAAAACCGCAAATGAATAACGCGCAAACACaaaaaaaatgcttgttttttcagctgcttttttcctgtgcAGAAAAGCAGCAcagaaaaaagcaacgtgggcacatagcctaacccatCATGGGTTTACCAccgtgtcttttttttttcttttgaagcaGATCTTGTTACTTTCTGCAGCATCGCTCTGCTCATCGATAAAGACGTATTGTAATTTGTCCCCATTATCTTCAGGAAAGGCAGGATTTGTGTATGGAAGACCCTCCCTGCCGCACGGTCCTGGTGTGATCATGGGTGAAAGAGCCAGGTAAATTAACAAAGAAACTAAATTAAAAATAAACCACAACAGATCCCCTTTAATGAGCTGGAACATGCTTAGAGATAAGGATCACATGAACTGGTTGTCACTGTCCCCAGTGGTATTCAACATAAACAGTTAACACACAAACTCTAAAATGGTTTTTAATTTATAACTGGAATAAATTATAATCTGGAATATAGACCAGTTGGAACATACAGTATGCTAGTGACAAGAAGGCATCTAAGCAGGGAAACCAGTCACTATATATTGCCTTTGTTACACTACAGGGGATTGGCAAGTACCATGACCCCTTCAAACTCAAAGCCAAATCCCTTGCACATACTATGAAAATATTGGATCCACTGAAATTTCTTGTGTCAGAGACAGCTGCCGATCTCTCTcctttggtcttttttttttttagaaaacaatGAGGGAAAAGAAagggtaaaattaaaaaaaaaaaatctttatacaaTGAGGAAAGCTCTTTCCTCCTGTTCCTCAAACAAAATAACATGACACCACAAAAGCCATCAGAACTGGTGTGGTGGTTGTCAACTCTGTAGAGATGGTTCTTTCTTTGCCATGGTGGAGAAGAACGCAAGGCCATGCTCTGCAGACCTCTCCTGCAAGTGGATAAAGTTTATCAATTGTCAGAACACCAAACTCTTTACCATCTGCCTGCACTCCTAGGTTCCCAGTTACCCGGCCTTCGTCCCCTTCCAAATGGGGAAACACAATGCACTGCTACCTTCCCACCCTTACCTGGGCAAAGATGCCGAGATCCAAAGTCAGTAGCAGCagttatttaaaacaaaaaaaaataatgttttaatgaacatcggTGTCTCTTCTTCCTCCCTACctgcatttttatgtattttactatttttttttcccattttctttcCCAAAAAATCCTTAGGGGaaacaaaaatagatttttatcatTCGTCCGTGAGATCCTGTACAAAGAGGAGCTGTGATCGGCTAAGTCCAGCCTCTTGGAGGGTGGGAGGCACAGAGTCTTCCTCAGTGGGAAGGCATGGCAAGACCCTCCGGGGAAAATTCGCCACTATCTGGAAATGTTCTGGAGTCTCTTTCAAGGAGAAGAGAAAATCGTGAATCACCTAAAACATAAAAAGGCAATATGAGCTCCTGAGACTGAAGTAGTGATCTAGTAGTAATCTCCGGTAACCAGCAATCATGTTTTGGGAACTTACTGAAAGGGACTGTGTGAAGAGGAACCTTCGCTCCACTCTGCTGTCATTTGGCATCTTGAAAATGATTTTCAGACTGTCAGGATGGTCCGCCACGGGCTCTGCAGGCAAACCCTCAGACCTGCGCTCCTTTTCTTCTTGAAGGTTCTGTTAAAGGGACATTTAAAGTTTGGTCACACTATTGCACCTGTGCGTTGGGCTTGTATTTATTTCCATGATCCACCTACGTGAACAGATTCTCTGCAATGTAAGATGTCACAGCAGCAGTTCAGCCTGGGGTTGTATATTGTACCCTTCAATAAGGCCTTAATAAAAGCAGAATAAACTGACAAACCACTGTGACTCTTCACACTTGGGCAGTCCATTGACCAGCCGTGAAATGCATGACCTCTCACACTTCTATCCTTTTATTACATCTTTACTTGTAAAAATTATCAAAATGTGATGTTTTCATTCAAGGGTTTCGTACAAATATATCATATTACATAGGGCCATGAGGATTAATATGTTTatatttaaagggagtctgtcacgtccaatatgcacctagaaccacgagcagttctggatgcatattgctaatctctgcctaactgcccctgtatacactatcatagataaagcatatagcatcatttatgatatactaatgagcgcagggactagtcgtaagggcgttagttcctgctctTATTCCACCGTCTTAGCAAGTTAGCATGCTcacaggggagtgctaacatgttattcaatgcccattgcccagcaccaTCGGTAGTGATGCATGTACCagtgtccgttgtcaccacctcTCAGACACGGGGTTTAAGGTCAGTGAGCATGATCAGAAATCCCGGCtcttccagtcatgcgtactagACCTCCCTGAAGGCGGCACGTGTACACCTGACTTCatcgtgtgcatgaccggaagtgcggtaatgtctgatcatgcgcactgcccagCTTCTGATGCGGTGACAGCGGACATAGGTACGCAcgtcaccactgatgatgctgagcagtgggcattgaatagcacgttagtatgcccctgtgggcgtgatgacAAGCTAAGAGGACAGAATGggtgcaggaactaatgcccttgcgactagactctgcagtcattagcatatcataaagcatctttagaaatactttttctaaagatctctttatgtatgctactatagcctgCGACAGGTAGGCAgaaattagaaatatgcacccagaactgctcatggctctagGTGCAtactgcacttgacaggttccctttaatgggttgCCTCTACATTATTAGAATGGCATAGGTGCTTGCTGCCTGCTGATCATGTATGGCTCCAGGCAGATGTCAGTCCATGGGATGTCAGTCCATGGGATGTCAGTCCATGGGATGTCAGTCCATGGGATGTCAGTCCATGGGATGTCAGTCCATGGGATGTCAGTCCATGGGATGTCAGTCCATGGGATGTCAGTCCATGGGATGTCAGTCCATGGGATGTCAGTCCATGGGATGTCAGTCCATGGGATGTCAGTCCATGGGATGTCAGTCCATGGGATGTCAGTCCATGGGATGTCAGTCCATGGGATGTCAGTCCATGGGATGTCAGTCCATGGGATGTCAGTCCATGGGATGTCAGTCCATGGGATGTCAGTCCATGGGATGTCAGTCCATGGGATGTCAGTCCATGGGATGTCAGTCCATGGGATGTCAGTCCATGGGATGTCAATACATtcgtgccccccccctcccccccgttaCCTCTCGATGCAGAATaagcctttaaccctagaacgcatacctggggcctcgcaagcctgctaggtcacttgttttctatggttgcgcgttctagggttaaaggggttgtccactgctaggacaaccccttcaaatTCCACGTTTACAATAAGGCGTATTCTCACCTCCTGTACCATTGCCATTCCAGCGGTACCGCAGCTCATATCCCTGGGGCTCATGCGACGTTGTGACGTCACATGAGCCCTGGGTCCAATCAGCGTTTGCTTCTGTCTCCCCACTttggaccaaacgagcaatcaacaggaaatgGACAGCtgtagcgctcacttcctgttgattaacttgtttacctgggggaaacgtggactCAAAgagttgttctagtagtggacaacacctttaattccTATAAAATTATTATACTGTGGTGAAAGAAACAAAAAAGGAAAGGCTATTGGTAGAACATGCATAATTATGACACTAAGGTTCATTGTAACAGGAAGATATTAGTAAAAGAGTGGGCAAGGGTGGGGAGGGGGAATTGTTCCAACTCCTGCAACATAGACTGTTGGAATTTTACCTAAAAAGTGTAGTCTTAAAGGTGCGCCTGTCCAATAACAGATCAGGTTAATTTTTCTGCGACTCTcacccttttctttctttcctctgcCTGAAGCCTAAGTTGCGCTTCCTCCTCCTCCCGTCTCTTCTGCTCCTGCTTCTCtcttctcttgcgctccttctcttggTCAGCTCGCAGAGACGCCAGATAAGCCTCATCCTGCTGTTGTCTCAGCACTTGTGTCTGGTTCCTCTCCTCCCTGAAAATGACATTCATTTTTTAAAAGACTCCTTACAAGTTAACAAAAGAAGACCCATTCTGTTACCAACCAGCCACTTTTCTTTTAGTTTGTCCGACAGACATTAGATTTCTAAAGAAATCTTTACAATTTATTTTCTATTCGGATCAGCTGTATTGTACCCCAATATggttcattaaagggttattcccatctcagcTTTTCATAGAGACAAGATAGGTCTCGACCACCAAAAGGGGGTAAGAAAAACAGTCTGCCAATACGCTGGTAGTGCGATGTTACATATTGGCTGTAGTCATTTCAATGGTTTGTCCATCCAATTGATAACTCACCGCTCCAGTCTCTCAGACACCAAGTAAGTCTGGTTGGCCTCCATAATGAATGTCAGTTGATTTATTAAGTCCTGTGGCTGAATTAACCCTTCAAGTCTACCAACAACGGTCATCCGGCGATCCTTCAGCATTATCATGGCAAGAAATGGGTACGTGTTCTCACGTAAAGCCTGTGAAACTGAATAAAACGCAAACAGATCCCTTCTTAGTAAGACATTACATCTTATGTTACACCCCCCATTTATTTACAGTAGGACGCTCACCTCTGAACCCCTCCGGCTTGTTGGTGGAGCAAGCCCAAAACAGCATTCTACTATTGACAAACTGAGTGACTTCTGATGTACACAGTGTGTTCCTATGGGAGAAATATACCAACTATGAGCCCAAAATATCCAGAGACAATGGATGTATGAAACCGTGTTATACTTGCCTGCAAAATTCATCAGAATCCTGATGATCTTCCCCATGCAGATATACTAATAAGAAGCGCAGCTCCTGCTTAGCATCATTAAGAGCCTGCAAAAAGGTAAAATAGGGAAGCAATTACATGGAGGCCACAGACTATCAATGGGTTCTCAAGACCAAATGGTGACTCTTCCATTGGTCACTATATAATAAAGAGCACTGGACTCCTATTTCCAGTGCACAAAATAAGACACAAAAATCCAAGAAAAGAAGCTGGTTGTCTTCTGAAAAGAGCGGCTGCACACCATATTCAGAAAGCTACATTTCTCCTTTCAATAAGCAGATATCCCGCACAGTGGGACTCCAGATGGTGGTCCAATACGACTGCGTCTTAGACTGGAGTCACATTAGCGCATGGGatccgatgcgatatgctaatgaccctcagcttccACCGCGCTGCCAGCATGAGCagagtcattatactgtgatctgatcttgcgattggatcacagctgcagagggcaGGGAGAGATTaccctctccatctcctccattgtcaacctgtggatgtattgtattgcacttggatgtcatcccagTGCAGTCCAATACTTCACTCGCACCcgcagacttgtatgggtgagagtgatgagactcgcagacaattgcagcatgctgcgattttttccagAGTCGGATTATATCTTTGACATGTCAGAGCATCGAAGGAAGAACTAACTtcctaagggaacctgtcaccagtttttcgccctataagctgcggccaccaccagcggcttttatatacagcattctaacatgctgtatataagagcccaggccgctgtgtagaaaataaaaaacactttataatactcacctaaatcggtcgctgcagtggatgtggctcaaatcgacgtcttcgtcctccggtgccggttctttcggccatctttgtcgccacCTCTGTCATCCTTCTGAAGCCGTGGTGTATGATGCATCTGACGTCATAcaaactcgccggcattcag
Protein-coding sequences here:
- the FAF2 gene encoding FAS-associated factor 2 — its product is MGVTGQKAEGKMAAPEERELSQEQTEKLLQFQDLTGIESMDQCRQTLQQHNWNIEAAVQDRLNEQEGVPSVFNTTPSRPLQVNTADHRVYSYVVSRPQPRGLLGWGYYLIMLPFRITYYTLLDIFRFALRFIRPDPRSRVTDPVGDIVSFIQIFEEKYGRTHPVFYQGTYSQALNDAKQELRFLLVYLHGEDHQDSDEFCRNTLCTSEVTQFVNSRMLFWACSTNKPEGFRVSQALRENTYPFLAMIMLKDRRMTVVGRLEGLIQPQDLINQLTFIMEANQTYLVSERLEREERNQTQVLRQQQDEAYLASLRADQEKERKRREKQEQKRREEEEAQLRLQAEERKKRNLQEEKERRSEGLPAEPVADHPDSLKIIFKMPNDSRVERRFLFTQSLSVIHDFLFSLKETPEHFQIVANFPRRVLPCLPTEEDSVPPTLQEAGLSRSQLLFVQDLTDE